The proteins below are encoded in one region of Triticum aestivum cultivar Chinese Spring chromosome 1B, IWGSC CS RefSeq v2.1, whole genome shotgun sequence:
- the LOC123126683 gene encoding ADP-ribosylation factor, which yields MGQAFRKLFDAFFGNKEMRVVMLGLDAAGKTTILYKLHIGEVLSTVPTIGFNVEKVQYKNVVFTVWDVGGQEKLRPLWRHYFNNTDALIYVVDSLDRDRIGRARAEFQAIINDPFMLNSVLLVFANKQDMRGAMTPMEVCEGLGLYDLNNRIWHIQGTCALKGDGLYEGLDWLATTLDEMRATGRLASTSA from the exons ATGGGCCAGGCCTTTCGCAAGCTCTTCGATGCCTTCTTCGGCAACAAGGAGATGCGG GTGGTGATGCTTGGGTTGGATGCAGCCGGTAAAACCACCATACTCTACAAGCTACACATTGGCGAAGTACTCTCCACCGTCCCCACCATTG GTTTCAATGTTGAGAAGGTTCAGTACAAGAATGTAGTGTTCACTGTGTGGGATGTGGGCGGCCAGGAGAAATTGAGGCCCTTGTGGAGGCACTACTTCAACAACACGGATGCTCTG ATCTATGTGGTTGATTCCCTCGACAGGGATAGAATTGGAAGAGCCAGGGCTGAATTTCAG GCCATAATCAATGACCCATTTATGCTCAACAGTGTATTATTGGTGTTTGCTAACAAGCAAGACATG AGGGGAGCAATGACCCCGATGGAAGTATGCGAGGGTCTTGGTCTGTATGACCTGAACAACCGCATCTGGCACATCCAAGGCACATGTGCTCTTAAAGGCGATGGCCTGTACGAAGGCTTGGACTGGCTAGCGACGACTCTGGATGAAATGCGAGCTACAGGGCGGTTAGCTTCGACATCGGCGTAA
- the LOC123091634 gene encoding uncharacterized protein, with translation MAAGTAWAGCHLARLPHIPISVSIPVAGAGASSRRRGCGLAAAAGAAAAAATDGRVLGRRPVEDVYKVRVVRGAAAQERVEALRAMETWSTWRTGGRCRLAWDWQVDQLVYIVAGEVRVLPAGATTGEEYMHFVAGDLVRYPKWLEADLHFDGPYEERYRFLAYGDDN, from the coding sequence atggcagCAGGAACGGCCTGGGCGGGATGCCATCTCGCCCGCCTCCCCCACATTCCCATCTCGGTCAGCATCCCCGTGGCCGGCGCTGGCGCTAGCAGCAGGAGGAGGGGGTGCGGgttagcggcggcggcgggggcagcagcagcagcagcgacagaCGGGCGGGTGCTGGGCCGCCGGCCCGTGGAGGACGTGTACAAGGTGCGCGTGGTGCGCGGCGCGGCGGCGCAGGAGCGGGTGGAGGCTCTGCGGGCGATGGAGACGTGGTCGACGTGGCGCACGGGGGGCCGCTGCCGCCTGGCCTGGGACTGGCAGGTAGACCAGCTCGTGtacatcgtcgccggtgaggtccGCGTGCTCCCCGCCGGGGCCACCACCGGCGAGGAGTACATGCACTTCGTGGCCGGCGACCTGGTCCGGTACCCCAAGTGGCTGGAGGCGGACCTCCACTTCGACGGGCCCTACGAGGAGCGCTACCGCTTCCTCGCCTACGGCGACGACAACTGA